From the genome of Candidatus Fermentibacter sp., one region includes:
- the rpoC gene encoding DNA-directed RNA polymerase subunit beta': MLETISLRDAKAFPANFRGIKISLASSDKIKSWSEGEVTKAETINYRSYKPEPDGLFCERIFGPVKDWECSCGKYKRIRYRGVKCDRCGVEVTHSRVRRERMGHIELAVPVTHIWYFKTRKISKLLDTTTTDLERVIYYESFLVTESEHPSLPAGTVLSDEQYRAARETYGDVFKVRMGAESIEQLLQKLDLDELAASLRTSIANETTAARRQKNIKRLKEIESFRLSRNDNKPEWMILRVLPVLPPDLRPLVPLDGGRFASSDLNDLYRRVINRNNRLRRLLDLEAPEVILRNEKRMLQEAVDAVLDNSSRRKPVKGAGMRPLRSLSDLLKGKRGRFRQNLLGKRVDYSGRSVIVVGPELKFHQCGLPKTMALELFKPFVIAGLAEMNEEGVKMATKRVERMVAKRGEEKDEDVWAVLERVIQNHPVMLNRAPTLHRLGIQAFEPTLVEGLAIRLHPLACAAFNADFDGDQMAVHVPLSSEAQVETRILMLGSRNILKPSSGEPIATPSHDMVIGVYYLTKPIPSEPGEGMVFSNLEEVRGAFDAGKVSLHAKIKIRGINRLAEKDQKGESRAPAFWKDFTTVGQVIFNEIVPEEMGFIMANAQIKHEKTFGKKGLAALVSRCFEDLGSVKTAVFLDNLKALGFHYSTMAGITVGLDDMTIPPEKPEIIEKTRAAISDVEQRARRGELTEAERYNRVIDLWTQATEDVKNAMKTTLESQKHGLNPIFMMANSGARGSWDQVKQLAGMRGLMAKPRKRLSGEIGETIETPIISSLKEGLSVIEYSISTHGSRKGLADTALKTADAGYLTRRLVDVCQDVVINMDDCGTIRGRTITPLKEGEEVIEPLGDRILGRVTAEDVFDPVTDEIICEAGEEITAELASRIEEHGIETVRIRSTLTCEATRGLCAKCYGWDLSRNRMVTVGEAVGVTAAQSIGEPGTQLTLRTFHTGGVAGREAKDNEVKARHAGTVSFRNMYIVLGEDENGTLQNIATRNGQIDILDGIGDVLSSYDIVVGSVLYVEDGQQAAKDDLICRSDPFIIPIVAEQTGTGHYIDIEEEITLQEELDSEQRKQMVIVEDRSKTLHPHIYILDDHLAVLSGKPRRREEEIRRFEDYVREMSETGRGKAVFTYSDVSALRPDNLVDEIELRSASFGMPFIKVDLKKAASGPYGSFVTAIEALLEGPAGKSKKKAAKVREVLAGISEGVTRKSDQVETEIMGVLADLSKDSPFVLAIGGLDRIQSASRHLAKRILETAADNRFILLASFSQRMLKTAAGRGKQREKLTDPVDEYLHEHILGMYPIPTGAHLRVYDAARIKSGMHIARIEKKLGQRRDITGGLPRVDELFEARRPGDAASIAEISGVVALSPIKAGIRTITIRGDQGQESSLKIPATRHIRVREGDRVEAGDKLTEGPLDPHDILKIKGSEAVEEYLLNQVQEVYRLQGVKINDKHIGIVIRQMIAKARIEDPGDTRFLEGSQIDRLILNRENDLAAREGRRPATSDVQLLGITRASLATDSFLSAASFQETNTVLADAAVEGKVDNLRGLKENVIAGHLIPAGTGMRRYAPVNLALPDGTLPPGPPEDDDVDEEDTDV, encoded by the coding sequence ATGCTCGAGACGATCTCCCTTCGGGACGCTAAGGCGTTCCCGGCGAACTTCCGCGGGATAAAGATAAGCCTCGCCTCCTCGGACAAGATCAAGAGCTGGTCCGAGGGCGAGGTGACCAAGGCCGAGACGATCAACTACCGGTCCTACAAGCCCGAGCCCGACGGCCTCTTCTGCGAGAGGATCTTCGGTCCGGTGAAGGACTGGGAGTGCAGCTGCGGAAAGTACAAGAGGATCCGCTACCGCGGCGTGAAGTGCGACAGGTGCGGCGTGGAGGTCACCCATTCCCGCGTCAGGCGCGAGAGGATGGGCCACATCGAGCTCGCCGTGCCGGTCACGCACATCTGGTACTTCAAGACCAGGAAGATATCCAAGCTGCTCGACACGACCACGACCGACCTCGAGAGGGTCATCTACTACGAGTCGTTCCTCGTGACGGAGTCCGAGCACCCGTCGCTGCCCGCGGGCACGGTGCTCTCCGACGAGCAGTACAGGGCCGCGCGCGAGACGTACGGCGACGTGTTCAAGGTGAGGATGGGGGCCGAGTCCATCGAGCAGCTCCTCCAGAAGCTCGATCTCGACGAACTGGCCGCCTCCCTGCGCACCAGCATCGCCAACGAGACCACCGCCGCCAGGCGCCAGAAGAACATCAAGAGGCTGAAGGAGATCGAATCCTTCAGGCTGTCGCGCAACGACAACAAGCCGGAGTGGATGATCCTCAGGGTCCTCCCCGTCCTCCCCCCCGACCTCAGGCCCCTCGTGCCGCTGGACGGCGGGAGGTTCGCGTCGAGCGACCTCAACGACCTCTACCGCAGGGTCATCAACCGGAACAACAGGCTGCGCCGCCTGCTCGACCTGGAGGCTCCCGAGGTGATCCTCAGGAACGAGAAGAGGATGCTCCAGGAGGCTGTCGACGCAGTCCTGGACAACAGCTCCAGGCGCAAGCCCGTGAAGGGCGCCGGGATGAGGCCCCTCAGGAGTCTCTCCGACCTCCTCAAGGGCAAGCGCGGGCGGTTCCGCCAGAACCTGCTCGGCAAGCGCGTCGACTACTCCGGCCGAAGCGTGATCGTAGTCGGCCCGGAACTGAAGTTCCACCAGTGCGGGCTCCCGAAGACGATGGCGCTCGAGCTCTTCAAGCCGTTCGTGATCGCCGGCCTCGCGGAGATGAACGAGGAGGGCGTCAAGATGGCGACCAAGCGCGTCGAGCGCATGGTGGCCAAGCGCGGCGAGGAGAAGGACGAGGACGTCTGGGCCGTGCTCGAGCGCGTCATCCAGAACCATCCCGTCATGCTGAACCGCGCCCCGACCCTGCACAGGCTGGGCATACAGGCCTTCGAGCCCACCCTCGTCGAGGGGCTTGCCATAAGGCTCCACCCGCTGGCATGCGCCGCCTTCAACGCCGACTTCGACGGCGACCAGATGGCCGTGCACGTGCCCCTGTCCTCCGAGGCCCAGGTCGAGACACGGATCCTGATGCTCGGCTCCCGCAACATCCTCAAGCCCTCGAGCGGCGAGCCCATCGCGACCCCGAGCCACGACATGGTCATCGGCGTCTACTACCTGACCAAGCCTATCCCGAGCGAGCCCGGCGAGGGCATGGTGTTCTCGAACCTCGAGGAGGTGAGGGGGGCGTTCGACGCCGGCAAGGTGTCCCTGCACGCCAAGATCAAGATCAGGGGCATCAACCGCCTCGCGGAGAAGGACCAGAAGGGCGAGTCCCGCGCGCCGGCATTCTGGAAGGACTTCACGACCGTCGGCCAGGTGATCTTCAACGAGATAGTGCCCGAGGAGATGGGCTTCATCATGGCCAACGCCCAGATCAAGCACGAGAAGACCTTCGGGAAGAAGGGCCTCGCGGCCCTCGTCTCGAGGTGCTTCGAAGACCTGGGCTCGGTGAAGACCGCGGTGTTCCTCGACAACCTCAAGGCCCTGGGCTTCCACTACTCCACGATGGCAGGCATCACCGTCGGCCTGGACGACATGACGATCCCGCCCGAGAAGCCCGAGATCATCGAGAAGACGAGGGCGGCCATATCCGACGTCGAGCAGAGGGCCCGCAGGGGCGAACTCACGGAGGCCGAGCGCTACAACAGGGTCATCGACCTCTGGACGCAGGCCACCGAGGACGTCAAGAACGCGATGAAGACCACCCTCGAGAGCCAGAAGCACGGCCTCAACCCCATCTTCATGATGGCCAACTCCGGCGCGAGGGGCAGCTGGGACCAGGTCAAGCAGCTCGCCGGCATGAGGGGTCTCATGGCCAAGCCCCGCAAGAGGCTGTCCGGCGAGATCGGCGAGACCATCGAGACCCCCATCATCTCCTCCCTCAAGGAGGGGCTGTCCGTCATCGAGTACTCGATCTCGACCCACGGATCGCGCAAGGGTCTGGCCGACACGGCCCTCAAGACCGCCGACGCGGGCTACCTGACGCGCCGCCTCGTCGACGTGTGCCAGGACGTCGTCATCAACATGGACGACTGCGGCACCATCCGCGGCAGGACCATCACCCCCCTCAAGGAGGGCGAGGAGGTCATCGAGCCCCTGGGCGACAGGATCCTCGGCAGAGTCACGGCCGAGGACGTCTTCGACCCCGTGACCGACGAGATCATCTGCGAGGCGGGCGAGGAGATAACTGCCGAACTGGCCTCCAGGATCGAGGAGCACGGCATCGAGACCGTCAGGATCCGCAGCACGCTGACCTGCGAGGCCACACGCGGCCTCTGCGCCAAGTGCTACGGCTGGGATCTCTCCCGCAACCGCATGGTGACGGTGGGCGAGGCTGTCGGGGTCACCGCCGCGCAGAGCATCGGCGAGCCGGGCACCCAGCTCACCCTGCGCACGTTCCACACCGGCGGCGTCGCCGGGCGCGAAGCCAAGGACAACGAGGTCAAGGCCCGCCACGCCGGCACCGTCAGCTTCAGGAACATGTACATCGTCCTCGGCGAGGACGAGAACGGCACGCTGCAGAACATCGCCACGCGCAACGGCCAGATCGACATCCTCGACGGCATAGGCGACGTCCTCTCCTCCTACGACATCGTCGTGGGCTCGGTGCTCTACGTCGAGGACGGCCAGCAGGCCGCCAAGGACGACCTCATCTGCCGGAGCGACCCGTTCATCATCCCGATCGTCGCCGAGCAGACCGGCACGGGTCACTACATCGACATCGAGGAGGAGATCACCCTCCAGGAGGAACTGGACAGCGAGCAGCGCAAGCAGATGGTCATCGTGGAGGACCGCAGCAAGACCCTGCACCCCCACATCTACATCCTCGACGATCACCTAGCGGTGCTCTCCGGCAAGCCCAGGAGGCGCGAGGAGGAGATCCGCAGGTTCGAGGACTACGTCCGCGAGATGTCGGAAACCGGCAGAGGCAAGGCCGTCTTCACATACTCCGACGTCAGCGCCCTCAGGCCCGACAATCTGGTCGACGAGATCGAGCTTCGCTCGGCGTCGTTCGGCATGCCCTTCATCAAGGTGGACCTCAAGAAGGCCGCCTCCGGCCCCTACGGCTCCTTCGTGACTGCCATCGAGGCCCTGCTCGAAGGCCCCGCCGGGAAGTCGAAGAAGAAGGCGGCGAAGGTCCGCGAGGTCCTCGCCGGCATCTCCGAGGGCGTCACCCGCAAGAGCGACCAGGTCGAGACCGAGATCATGGGCGTCCTGGCCGACCTCTCGAAGGATTCCCCGTTCGTCCTGGCGATAGGCGGCCTGGACCGCATCCAGTCGGCATCCCGCCACCTCGCGAAGAGGATCCTCGAGACCGCGGCCGACAACAGGTTCATCCTTCTGGCATCGTTCTCGCAGAGGATGCTCAAGACCGCGGCCGGCCGCGGGAAGCAGCGCGAGAAGCTGACAGACCCGGTGGACGAGTACCTGCATGAGCACATCCTGGGGATGTACCCCATCCCCACCGGCGCGCACCTCAGGGTGTACGACGCCGCAAGGATAAAGAGCGGCATGCACATCGCCAGGATCGAGAAGAAGCTCGGGCAGCGCAGGGACATCACCGGGGGCCTCCCCCGGGTGGACGAGCTGTTCGAGGCGCGCAGGCCCGGCGACGCGGCCTCCATCGCCGAGATAAGCGGAGTGGTCGCGCTGAGCCCGATAAAGGCCGGCATCAGGACCATCACGATCCGCGGCGACCAGGGCCAGGAGTCGAGCCTCAAGATCCCCGCGACGAGGCACATAAGGGTGCGCGAGGGAGACCGCGTGGAGGCCGGCGACAAGCTGACCGAGGGCCCGCTCGATCCTCACGACATCCTGAAGATCAAGGGATCGGAGGCCGTGGAGGAGTACCTCCTGAACCAGGTGCAGGAGGTCTACAGGCTCCAGGGCGTGAAGATCAACGACAAGCA